One Candidatus Nomurabacteria bacterium genomic region harbors:
- a CDS encoding 50S ribosomal protein L28: protein MAKYCELCEKQTVAGRRIQHHHSIQWRFRAPRTTRTFKPNVRKVKMDVDGKVKNVSVCMKCYKRMRKDLAELEQEK from the coding sequence ATGGCAAAATATTGTGAATTGTGTGAAAAACAAACTGTAGCAGGTAGAAGGATACAACATCATCACTCCATCCAGTGGAGGTTTCGTGCTCCTCGTACTACCAGAACTTTCAAGCCAAACGTTCGAAAAGTAAAGATGGACGTCGATGGAAAAGTTAAGAATGTTTCCGTCTGTATGAAGTGCTACAAAAGAATGAGGAAAGATCTTGCGGAACTTGAGCAAGAAAAATGA
- a CDS encoding rod shape-determining protein codes for MITYDVGIDLGTANTMVFLRGKGIVISEPSVVAIDKKSKRVLAVGVEARQMIGRTPARVIAAKPLRDGVISDFDMTQAMIHYFINKVHVYSSKSFKIPRPRVIVGVPSSVTEVERQAVIDAARSAGARQVFIVEEAMAAAIGAGLPVEQASGSMIIDIGGGTSDIAVISLGDIVVDKTIRIAGDEMDQDIINYVRSKYNLLIGERTAEDVKIAVGSASPLEEEKNVIIQGRNLLTGLPKSIEVSSVEIREAIMNSIDKITDAVKDAIEETPPELLSDLLTSGVHIAGGGAMIRGLDKLWEQELKMPVHVVDEPLSAVARGTSMMLDHIELLQRIQKSWEEII; via the coding sequence TTGATCACATACGATGTAGGAATAGACCTCGGGACTGCAAACACGATGGTGTTTCTTCGAGGTAAGGGGATTGTCATTTCGGAACCCTCAGTTGTAGCTATAGATAAGAAAAGCAAGCGCGTACTTGCTGTTGGTGTTGAGGCAAGGCAGATGATCGGTAGGACACCAGCTAGAGTCATCGCTGCAAAACCACTTCGTGATGGGGTGATATCTGATTTTGATATGACCCAGGCAATGATCCATTATTTCATCAATAAAGTACATGTTTATTCATCAAAATCCTTCAAGATCCCAAGACCAAGAGTGATCGTTGGTGTGCCGTCTTCAGTTACAGAGGTGGAAAGACAGGCAGTCATTGATGCTGCACGATCTGCTGGAGCTCGGCAGGTTTTTATTGTAGAGGAAGCAATGGCAGCCGCTATAGGTGCCGGTTTGCCTGTTGAGCAGGCGTCTGGAAGTATGATAATTGATATAGGTGGTGGTACAAGTGATATTGCTGTGATTTCTCTTGGGGATATTGTAGTAGATAAGACCATCAGGATCGCTGGTGACGAGATGGATCAGGATATTATTAATTATGTGAGATCAAAATATAATCTGCTGATAGGTGAGAGGACGGCAGAAGATGTAAAGATCGCTGTGGGCTCTGCATCACCACTAGAGGAAGAGAAAAATGTAATAATCCAAGGAAGAAATCTACTAACTGGTCTTCCAAAGTCGATCGAGGTGAGCAGTGTGGAGATCCGTGAGGCAATTATGAATTCGATCGATAAGATCACCGATGCAGTAAAGGACGCAATAGAAGAAACTCCACCTGAACTGCTTTCTGATCTGTTGACCTCAGGCGTACATATTGCCGGAGGAGGAGCTATGATCAGGGGGTTAGATAAACTATGGGAACAGGAATTGAAGATGCCTGTTCATGTGGTTGATGAACCACTATCTGCCGTTGCTAGAGGTACATCAATGATGCTCGACCATATCGAATTGCTCCAAAGGATCCAGAAGTCCTGGGAGGAGATCATCTGA